The sequence TGCGCGCTCGGTATCGCGATGTGGCTGGTCCTGCGCGTCGTGGACGCTCCCGCCGACACCCGGGCCCGCGCCCGTGACCTGCTGATCGTGCTGCTCGCCCAGGGTGCGATCGGCTACGTGCAGTACGCCACCCAGGTCCCCGAGGCCCTGGTCGCCGCCCACATGCTCGGCTCCTGCCTGGTGTGGATCGCCGTGGTCCGGATCGCCCTGAGCCTGCGCGAGCGCCCCTCCGACCAGGCGGAGATCCCCGCCCAGAGCGACCCGCAACTCTCGGCCGCGTAGCCCTGGCCCCGGCCCCCTAAAGGTTGTTGCGGAAGCCTCAGGTCTGGGCATTCCTCCTGTATGGGTGGGGTGTTGTGCGCTGAGTCGGTGTGGGTGGAGACGTTCACGGGCTTGCGGATGGACCGGTTCGTCAAGCTGGTGAAGGTGGTGCGGGAGCGGGGCGGGAACGGTCCCGGTGGTGGTCGGCCGTGGTGCCTGCCGCTGGCGGACCGGGTCCTGCTGGTGGCGGTGTACTACCGCACGAACCTCACGATGCGGCAGCTCGCCCCGCTGTTCGGGGTCTCCCCGGCCACGGTCTGCAGGGTGATCCAGCGGCTCGGGCCGTTGCTGGCCCTGGAGCCGGCCCCGCGGCCGGTCGCCGATGCGGACCGGTTGTGGATCGTGGACGGCACCCTCATCCCGGTCCGCGACCGGCAGGTCGCCGCCTCCTCCCGCAACTACCGGTTCTCGGCGAACGTGCAGG comes from Streptomyces virginiae and encodes:
- a CDS encoding transposase family protein, whose amino-acid sequence is MGGVLCAESVWVETFTGLRMDRFVKLVKVVRERGGNGPGGGRPWCLPLADRVLLVAVYYRTNLTMRQLAPLFGVSPATVCRVIQRLGPLLALEPAPRPVADADRLWIVDGTLIPVRDRQVAASSRNYRFSANVQVIIDADTRLVVASARPAPGNKADAHVWRESGLPAKAAGTTVIADGAYLGTGLIVPHRKRAGRPLLRGQEEDNAEHRRVRARVEHTFARMKNWKILRDCRQKGDGLHHAVQAVATMHNLAMTR